In Streptomyces puniciscabiei, a single genomic region encodes these proteins:
- a CDS encoding FAD-binding oxidoreductase yields MIMSRIEAPRSEDAVMTSDLTGRLLAVLPAEAVLTDPDVTASYANDMASFCPAGTPAVVVLPRTAEQVQHVMRVATELRVPVVPQGARSGLSGAANATDGCIVLSLTKMDRILEISPVDRIAVVEPGVINATLSRAVGEHGLYYPPDPSSWEMCTIGGNIGTGSGGLCCVKYGVTAEYVLGLDVVLADGRLMSTGRRTAKGVAGYDLTRLFVGSEGSLGIVVRAVLALKPKPPQQLVLAAEFASAAAACDAVCRIMAGGHVPSLLELMDRTTVKAVNDLAHMGLPETTEALLLAAFDTPDPAADLAAVGALCEAAGATEVVPAEDAAESEMLLKARRLSLTALEAVKGTTMIDDVCVPRSQLGAMLEGVERIAAKYDLTIGVCAHAGDGNTHPTVCFDGADAAESRRARESFDEIMALGLELGGTITGEHGVGVLKKEWLAREIGPVGVEMQRAVKQAFDPLGILNPGKVL; encoded by the coding sequence GTGATCATGAGCCGCATCGAAGCGCCCCGCTCCGAAGACGCTGTGATGACGAGCGACCTCACCGGCCGGCTCCTGGCCGTCCTGCCCGCCGAGGCCGTTCTGACCGACCCGGACGTCACCGCGTCCTACGCCAACGACATGGCGAGCTTCTGCCCGGCCGGCACCCCGGCCGTCGTCGTCCTGCCACGCACCGCCGAACAGGTCCAGCACGTCATGCGCGTCGCCACCGAGCTGCGCGTCCCCGTGGTCCCGCAGGGCGCCCGCTCCGGCCTGTCCGGCGCCGCCAACGCCACCGACGGCTGCATCGTGCTGTCCCTCACCAAGATGGACCGCATCCTGGAGATCAGCCCCGTCGACCGGATCGCCGTCGTCGAACCCGGGGTGATCAACGCGACCCTGTCCCGCGCGGTCGGGGAACACGGCCTGTACTACCCGCCGGACCCCTCCAGCTGGGAGATGTGCACCATCGGCGGCAACATCGGCACCGGCTCGGGCGGCCTGTGCTGCGTGAAGTACGGCGTGACCGCCGAGTACGTCCTCGGCCTGGACGTGGTCCTCGCCGACGGCCGCCTGATGTCCACCGGACGCCGCACCGCCAAGGGCGTCGCCGGCTACGACCTCACTCGTCTGTTCGTCGGCTCCGAGGGCTCGCTCGGCATCGTCGTACGGGCCGTGCTCGCGCTCAAACCCAAGCCGCCGCAGCAGCTGGTGCTGGCCGCCGAGTTCGCCTCAGCGGCGGCCGCCTGCGACGCCGTCTGCCGGATCATGGCGGGCGGACACGTCCCCTCCCTCCTCGAACTGATGGACCGTACGACCGTCAAGGCGGTCAACGACCTCGCCCACATGGGCCTCCCGGAGACCACCGAGGCGCTGTTGCTGGCCGCCTTCGACACCCCGGACCCGGCCGCCGACCTCGCCGCCGTGGGCGCCCTGTGCGAGGCGGCCGGTGCCACCGAGGTCGTGCCCGCCGAGGACGCGGCCGAGTCCGAGATGCTGCTCAAGGCCCGGCGGCTCTCGCTGACCGCGCTGGAGGCGGTCAAGGGCACGACGATGATCGACGACGTGTGCGTGCCCCGCTCGCAGCTCGGCGCGATGCTGGAGGGCGTCGAGCGGATCGCCGCCAAGTACGACCTGACCATCGGCGTCTGCGCACACGCCGGTGACGGCAACACCCACCCCACCGTCTGCTTCGACGGGGCGGACGCGGCCGAGTCCCGGCGGGCCCGCGAGTCCTTCGACGAGATCATGGCCCTCGGCCTGGAACTCGGCGGCACCATCACCGGCGAACACGGCGTCGGCGTCCTGAAGAAGGAGTGGCTCGCCCGGGAGATCGGCCCGGTCGGGGTCGAGATGCAGCGCGCCGTGAAGCAGGCCTTCGACCCCTTGGGCATCCTCAACCCGGGCAAGGTGCTCTGA
- a CDS encoding SsgA family sporulation/cell division regulator, whose amino-acid sequence MQHTVVERELELSLILSPERSIPVPARLSYRSDDPYAVRITFHINSDLPVHWTFARDLLVEGVFRPCGQGDVRVWPTKAEGRSVVLMALSSPDGDALLQAPVPQVSAWLERTLRAVPPGTEGGQLGIDDALDQLLAR is encoded by the coding sequence ATGCAGCACACCGTGGTGGAGCGGGAGCTGGAACTGAGCCTCATCCTGTCGCCGGAGCGCAGCATCCCGGTGCCGGCCCGGCTGAGCTACCGCTCCGACGATCCGTACGCCGTCCGCATCACCTTCCACATCAACTCCGACCTCCCCGTCCACTGGACGTTCGCCCGGGACCTGCTGGTGGAGGGCGTCTTCCGGCCGTGCGGGCAGGGGGACGTGCGGGTGTGGCCGACGAAGGCGGAGGGGCGCAGTGTCGTGCTGATGGCACTGAGTTCGCCGGACGGGGACGCGCTGCTCCAGGCGCCGGTCCCGCAGGTGTCGGCCTGGCTGGAGCGGACCCTGCGGGCTGTGCCCCCGGGGACCGAGGGCGGGCAACTGGGCATCGACGACGCTCTCGACCAGCTGCTCGCCCGGTGA